The Sporichthyaceae bacterium nucleotide sequence GTCCGGCCGCCCGCGCCGGACCTGTGGAGGTTTCCGTGTACAAGATCATTAAGGCTGCGGGGACGTGCTTCGCCGCCGCCGCCATCGCCCTTGCAGTCGCGCCCGCCGCCGGCGCGACGACCACTGCGTCGGTCTCCCACCATCACCACGGCGGCGGCGGCGGGGGCGGCGGCTGGGGTGACAACGACTGGGACGGCTGGGACGGCGACGGCGGGGGCGGCGACCACTGGGGTCACGACGGTTGGAGCGACAACCACCGGTCGGACGACGGTGTGGGCCGCGACTCCGGCGAGGAATTCAGCGACGGGCACGGCGTGCACTGGTCGGACCACGAAGACAACCACGAATGGAATCACCGCGGCTGAGGCGACCCTCAGCATCCCGCGACGAACGACGGTGGCCCGCAGGCGGGCCCCGTCGTTCGTTCGTGCGGGGCGTCGAGAGTGCCGTTGACCTGGGCGTTCGGAATAAATCTCCCAGAATCGTCCGAAATGGGACAAGATGTGCTTGGCCTTACCAACCGGCCGGTCACCTGGAGGTCATTGTGCGTCATTTGATCAAGGCGCTGGGAACCATGTTCGCCGCCGCCACCCTCGCTCTCGGTCTGGCGCCCACCGCCGGGGCCGTCACCACAGCCCCCGCTGCGGCCGCGTCGACGAGCCACGCGGCCGTCGCCACCGCCCCGACCAGCGCGGACGCGGCGAGCTGGTACTGGAAGTGCCGGTGGCCCCGCTACCGCCACAACCACCCGTGGCGCTGCTCCCGCCACCGCAACTACGACTACGGCGACTACAACAATTACGGCAACAATTACGGCGGCTATCGCCGGCACAACGGCGGTGGCAATTTCCACCGCGGCAACGGCGGCAACCGTGGCAACTGGCCGCGCAACAACGGCGGCGGCAACCGTGGTAACTGGTCGGGCAACAACGGCGGTGGCAACAACGGCAACGGTGGCGGCATGGTCCACAGCCAGGGCCAGGGCCAGGGCCAGGGCCAGAGCGCTCCCCCGCCCTTCCACTGAGGACAGCCGCGGCATTGCAACGCCGGCTCGATCCAGCTGGATCGAGCCGGCGTTCGGCTGTCTCAGCGCTGGTGGCGGCGGCGCAACCCGGCCCGGTCGGTGATCACGATGTTGCGTGACCCGGTGCGCACATAGCCGCGCCGACTGAACGCGGCCAGCGCCTGGTTCACGCTCGGCCGGGAGGCGCCCACCATGCCCGCCAGGTCCGACTGGGTCAGCGTGAGGTCCAGCCGAATGCCGTCACCCTGCACGACGCCCTTCTCCTCGGCCAGCCGGTCCAGGCACTTGGCCAACCGGCCCTCCAGGTCCAGGAACACCAGGTCGGCGGCCTGCTCGGAGAGTCGGCGCACCATGTCGCACAGCGACACCAACAAGGCCCGCGCGAGCGCCGGGTTGGCATCGAACACCGAGTCCACGGCGGCCCGGCTCAGCACGATCACCTGCACCGGTCCCACGGTCTCGATGGCCGCCGAGCGCGGCCGACCGTCCAGGAACGACAGCTCCCCGAAGCAGTCCTCGGGCTCCAGGGTGCAGAACAGCACCTGCCCGCCCTCGGTCGAGTTGACCAGCACCTTGACCGACCCGGACAGCATCACGAACATCGCGTCGCCGGGGTCGTCCTGCTGGAAGATGAATTGGCCGCGCGTGTAGTTGCGCACCACGGCCAGCCCGGCCAGGACGTCCAACGTCGCCTGGTCCAGCCCCGCGAACACCGTGCTGCCGGCCAGCACCTTGGCGATTCGCTCAGGGATCACCCGGGCGACGCTACTCCGTCACCTCAGCCGGTGAACGGCGTCGCGGACACCACGTTGACCGTTATCTTCGCGCCGCTGGGCAGCACGTAGGAGGCCTTCTGACCGGGCTTCTTGCCCAGGATCGCCGCGCCCAACGGGGACTTCTCGGAGTACACGTCCAGGTCTCCCATGTCCACCTCGCGGGAGCCGAGCAGGAACTTTTGCTTGTCGCCGTCGCTGAACTGAACAGTGACGATCATGCCCGGGCGCACGATGCCGTCATCGGCCGGTGCCTCGCCGACCTTGGCGTGCTGCAGCAGCTCGGTGAGCTGGCGGATGCGGGCCTCCTGCTTGCCCTGCTCCTCCTTGGCCGCGTGGTAGCCGCCGTTCTCCTTCAGGTCGCCCTCGTCGCGGGCGGCCTCGATCTTCTTGGCCAGCTCGGTACGGCCCGGGCCGCTGAGGTGGTCCAGTTCGCCGCGCAACCGGTCGTAGGCGTCCTGGGTCAGCCAGGTGACGCTTTCCGTCGATGTCTGGGTCACGGGAACTCCTCGATTGCTCGTCGAACGGCCTAGCTTACGGGCCGGCACGCCCCGGGGCGCCTACCGTGCGCCTGTGGCGGGCCTGAGACTCGGCCCTGGAACACGTTGCCCGGCGGCGGGGTTGGACACTGTGACCGATGCCCGCTGACGAGGAAGGACGACGCCCGGTGCCCACCGAGGAGCCATTGCGGCTGATGGCTGTGCACGCCCACCCGGACGACGAGTCCAGCAAGGGTGCGGCGACCATGGCGATGTACGTGGCGCAGGGCGTCGAGGTGCTCGTGGTGACCTGCACCGGCGGCGAACGCGGCTCGGTGCTCAACCCACAGCTGAAGGACGACCCGGAGGTGGCCCTGCACATCCACCGCATCCGGACCGATGAGATGGAGGCCGCCCGCCGCATCCTCGGCGTGCAGCAGGCCTGGCTGGGCTTCGTCGACTCCGGACTGCCGGAGGGTGACCCGCTGCCGCCACTGCCCGTGGACTGCTTCGCCGTCCAGCCCCTGGAGGCGGCCGCCGCACCCCTGGTGCGGCTGATCCGCGAGTTCCGTCCGCACGTGGTGACCACCTACGACGAGAAGGGTGGTTACCCGCACCCGGATCACATCCAGACGCACAACGTGTCGGTGGAGGCCTTCGAGGCGGCCGGGGACCCGGATCGCTACCCGGATGCCGGGCCGGTGTGGCAGCCGCTGAAGCTGTATTACGACGTGACGTTCTCCCGGTCCCGGCTGGAGGCGTTGCACCAGGGCATGCTCGATCGCGGGTTGGAGTCGCCCTACCAGGAGTGGTTGGAGCGT carries:
- a CDS encoding Crp/Fnr family transcriptional regulator produces the protein MIPERIAKVLAGSTVFAGLDQATLDVLAGLAVVRNYTRGQFIFQQDDPGDAMFVMLSGSVKVLVNSTEGGQVLFCTLEPEDCFGELSFLDGRPRSAAIETVGPVQVIVLSRAAVDSVFDANPALARALLVSLCDMVRRLSEQAADLVFLDLEGRLAKCLDRLAEEKGVVQGDGIRLDLTLTQSDLAGMVGASRPSVNQALAAFSRRGYVRTGSRNIVITDRAGLRRRHQR
- the greA gene encoding transcription elongation factor GreA, with amino-acid sequence MTQTSTESVTWLTQDAYDRLRGELDHLSGPGRTELAKKIEAARDEGDLKENGGYHAAKEEQGKQEARIRQLTELLQHAKVGEAPADDGIVRPGMIVTVQFSDGDKQKFLLGSREVDMGDLDVYSEKSPLGAAILGKKPGQKASYVLPSGAKITVNVVSATPFTG
- the mca gene encoding mycothiol conjugate amidase Mca, producing MPADEEGRRPVPTEEPLRLMAVHAHPDDESSKGAATMAMYVAQGVEVLVVTCTGGERGSVLNPQLKDDPEVALHIHRIRTDEMEAARRILGVQQAWLGFVDSGLPEGDPLPPLPVDCFAVQPLEAAAAPLVRLIREFRPHVVTTYDEKGGYPHPDHIQTHNVSVEAFEAAGDPDRYPDAGPVWQPLKLYYDVTFSRSRLEALHQGMLDRGLESPYQEWLERWKDRAARKVTTRVRSGEYFPVRDQALLAHATQVDPEGFFFKVPMDLQQEVWPWEEFELARSVLDTELPEDDLFAGVRERSGVGA